From one Amycolatopsis sp. FDAARGOS 1241 genomic stretch:
- a CDS encoding TIGR03619 family F420-dependent LLM class oxidoreductase yields MTALRLGLALPQYGKLADPTAVAGFAAAAEELGYTSLWVGDRVLTPLEPSDLYPGGGTPERPYPPEFVRFVDPFVALTAAASATRSARLGTSTLSAPLYTPVLLARTLTSLDLLSGGRVDAGFGLGWLRDEYTAIGVPWAGRGARLGELIEVLRTLWTADPAGHDGERWRIPDAHVGLRPVQNPHPPVLLGGMSERALRRVGAVADGWLPTLLPREYLRRMWSVITAAAAEAGRDPASLRRVLRINPREGTPVGTVTDLATSLKAVADEGFTEAFVDLHYVANDVAHAVELAGELRAAVGALVA; encoded by the coding sequence GTGACAGCGTTGCGACTCGGACTCGCCCTGCCGCAGTACGGCAAGCTCGCCGACCCCACGGCCGTCGCCGGATTCGCGGCCGCCGCCGAGGAGCTCGGGTACACCTCGCTGTGGGTCGGCGACCGCGTGCTCACCCCGCTCGAGCCCTCGGACCTGTACCCGGGAGGCGGGACACCGGAGCGGCCCTACCCGCCGGAGTTCGTCCGCTTCGTCGACCCGTTCGTCGCGTTGACGGCCGCGGCGAGCGCCACCCGCTCGGCGCGGCTCGGCACGAGCACGCTGTCCGCGCCGCTGTACACGCCGGTGCTGCTCGCACGCACGCTCACGTCACTCGACCTGCTCTCGGGCGGCCGCGTCGACGCCGGGTTCGGCCTCGGCTGGCTGCGTGACGAGTACACCGCCATCGGCGTGCCGTGGGCCGGCCGCGGCGCGCGCCTCGGCGAGCTGATCGAGGTCCTGCGCACGCTCTGGACCGCCGACCCGGCCGGCCACGACGGCGAACGCTGGCGGATCCCCGATGCGCACGTCGGCTTGCGGCCGGTGCAGAACCCGCACCCGCCCGTGCTGCTGGGCGGGATGTCGGAACGCGCGCTGCGCCGCGTGGGCGCGGTCGCCGACGGCTGGCTCCCGACGCTGCTGCCGAGGGAGTACTTGCGCCGGATGTGGTCCGTGATCACCGCGGCCGCGGCCGAAGCCGGCCGTGACCCGGCTTCGCTGCGGCGCGTGCTGCGGATCAACCCGCGCGAAGGCACGCCCGTCGGCACCGTGACCGACCTCGCCACGAGCCTCAAGGCGGTCGCGGACGAGGGCTTCACCGAAGCGTTCGTGGACCTGCACTACGTCGCGAACGACGTGGCGCACGCGGTGGAACTGGCCGGGGAGCTGCGCGCGGCCGTCGGCGCCCTCGTCGCCTAG
- the secE gene encoding preprotein translocase subunit SecE, translated as MSDSDASGEHEQDESGKQPRVESRPVTAAARRERRASARPSGKSEARSGGTRPSGKAGDKVAKPADAKGAPTPKRDQKPKKASVFARIMRFIREVWAELRKVIWPNRKQMVTYTAVVLVFVVFMVALVSGLDLAFKQVIGLVFG; from the coding sequence GTGAGCGACAGCGACGCCAGCGGCGAGCACGAGCAGGACGAGTCGGGCAAGCAGCCCCGGGTCGAGTCCCGCCCGGTGACCGCCGCGGCTCGGCGCGAGCGCCGCGCTTCCGCCCGCCCGTCCGGCAAGTCCGAAGCGCGTTCGGGCGGCACGCGGCCGTCCGGCAAGGCGGGCGACAAGGTCGCGAAGCCCGCCGACGCCAAGGGTGCGCCGACCCCGAAGCGGGATCAGAAGCCGAAGAAGGCGTCGGTCTTCGCGCGGATCATGCGGTTCATCCGTGAGGTCTGGGCGGAACTGCGCAAGGTCATCTGGCCCAATCGCAAGCAGATGGTCACCTACACCGCGGTCGTGCTGGTGTTCGTGGTGTTCATGGTGGCCCTCGTGAGCGGCCTCGACCTGGCCTTCAAGCAGGTCATCGGGCTGGTCTTCGGCTGA